One Spirochaetota bacterium DNA segment encodes these proteins:
- a CDS encoding transketolase family protein, whose product MNYQDMEMRAVYGLTLCELMENDKNVLCLEADLSKASGTNPAVCTAYPQNFINVGVAEANMIGLAAGLAREGKIPICASFTCFASRRVYDQITISVAYANTNVKIVGTAPGITQGPNGGTHMDFLDLAIMRAMPNMHVYSPCDVYELRAVMKYMATHYQPTYMQLLRAKMPTVFDESFEFNPKKATIVSTGNDVTIVTTGYTTHLAVKAVKQLDVEGIKAEHIHYSSIKPFDENTLIESAKKTKAVVTVENQNIIGGLGSAVCEVLSEKFPVKVKRLGVPDQFGEVATEDYLLNKYGFNVEHIVNACKDLLR is encoded by the coding sequence ATGAACTATCAAGATATGGAAATGCGTGCAGTGTATGGATTAACATTATGTGAACTTATGGAAAATGATAAAAATGTATTGTGTTTAGAAGCCGATTTAAGCAAAGCATCGGGAACAAATCCTGCTGTATGTACAGCATATCCACAAAATTTTATTAATGTTGGTGTTGCCGAAGCCAATATGATTGGGCTTGCTGCTGGCCTTGCGCGTGAAGGGAAAATTCCAATTTGTGCAAGCTTTACTTGCTTTGCTTCCCGCCGAGTATATGACCAGATTACTATCAGCGTTGCTTATGCAAATACTAATGTTAAAATAGTTGGCACAGCACCTGGTATTACACAGGGGCCAAATGGTGGCACTCATATGGATTTTCTTGATCTTGCTATCATGCGTGCAATGCCAAATATGCATGTATATAGTCCCTGCGATGTATATGAACTGAGAGCTGTTATGAAGTATATGGCAACACATTATCAACCCACATACATGCAGTTATTGCGCGCAAAGATGCCTACTGTATTTGATGAAAGCTTTGAATTTAATCCAAAAAAAGCAACTATTGTATCTACAGGAAATGATGTTACTATCGTTACAACAGGATATACAACACATTTGGCTGTAAAAGCAGTTAAACAATTAGATGTTGAAGGAATTAAAGCAGAACATATTCATTATAGTTCAATTAAGCCATTTGATGAAAACACTCTTATTGAATCAGCAAAAAAAACTAAAGCAGTGGTTACTGTTGAAAACCAGAATATAATTGGAGGATTGGGTAGTGCAGTGTGTGAGGTTTTAAGCGAAAAATTTCCTGTAAAAGTTAAGCGATTAGGCGTACCAGATCAATTTGGTGAAGTGGCAACTGAAGACTATTTATTAAACAAATATGGATTCAATGTAGAACATATTGTAAATGCTTGCAAAGATTTGTTAAGGTGA
- a CDS encoding RpiB/LacA/LacB family sugar-phosphate isomerase translates to MNFVIGSTRAGLQLKRSIIEYMTKNGHMVEDVGMKDEENFVPYHIAAANVAKLISQGKYEKGIIICGTGAGSAIVANKFKGVYAVHCTNSFEAKKASAINNANVLVLAEWLTPANHAFEIISDWLSTPFGSGFDEDWKTFLSNCIDEIKDIEEINFK, encoded by the coding sequence ATGAATTTTGTGATAGGATCTACACGTGCTGGATTACAATTGAAACGTTCGATTATAGAATATATGACAAAAAATGGTCACATGGTTGAAGATGTTGGGATGAAGGATGAAGAAAACTTTGTACCATATCACATCGCAGCGGCTAATGTTGCTAAGCTAATTTCGCAGGGTAAATATGAAAAAGGCATTATAATTTGTGGGACTGGTGCTGGCAGTGCAATAGTTGCAAATAAGTTCAAAGGAGTATACGCAGTACATTGTACTAATTCCTTTGAAGCAAAAAAAGCATCAGCAATAAACAATGCAAATGTTCTTGTACTTGCTGAATGGCTGACACCTGCAAATCATGCATTTGAGATAATTTCAGATTGGCTATCAACACCATTTGGTAGCGGTTTTGATGAGGATTGGAAAACATTTTTATCAAACTGCATTGATGAGATTAAAGACATCGAGGAAATAAATTTTAAATAA
- a CDS encoding transketolase encodes MNTISTAQLESLAKEFRYVITDMICRAGSGHLGGSLSLVEIVMTLYYRIMNVKPDNPTWEDRDRLVLSKGHAGPVLYVVLAYLGFFPKTWLKTLNQNGTNLPSHVDHNKTPGIDMTAGSLGQGLSCACGMAYAAKLNNKSHNVFCIIGDGESNEGQIWEAAMFAGHNKLDNLVVICDYNKMQIDGLTDDVVTLEPLADKWRAFNFEVFEMDGHNWDDIYSTINKAISVQGKPSMIIAHTVKGKGNAEVENKVASHNIKINNQADYDKYMKGLGYTIELPY; translated from the coding sequence ATGAATACAATATCAACTGCACAACTTGAATCTTTGGCAAAAGAATTCCGCTATGTTATAACTGACATGATTTGCCGCGCTGGCTCGGGCCACTTAGGTGGTTCACTGAGTTTAGTGGAAATTGTCATGACATTGTATTACCGTATAATGAATGTTAAACCAGACAATCCAACCTGGGAAGATCGCGATAGGTTGGTATTATCCAAAGGTCATGCTGGGCCGGTATTGTATGTTGTACTGGCATATTTGGGATTTTTTCCTAAAACCTGGCTTAAAACGCTAAATCAAAATGGCACAAATTTGCCAAGTCATGTAGATCATAATAAAACACCTGGTATAGATATGACTGCGGGGTCATTAGGGCAGGGATTATCTTGCGCTTGTGGTATGGCATATGCAGCAAAATTAAACAATAAAAGCCATAATGTATTCTGCATTATTGGCGATGGTGAAAGCAATGAAGGTCAGATATGGGAAGCAGCAATGTTTGCAGGTCATAATAAACTGGATAATCTTGTTGTAATATGTGATTATAACAAAATGCAAATTGATGGTTTAACAGATGATGTTGTTACATTAGAACCATTAGCAGATAAATGGCGAGCTTTCAATTTTGAAGTATTTGAAATGGATGGTCATAACTGGGATGATATTTATTCAACAATTAATAAAGCAATTTCAGTACAAGGGAAACCATCAATGATAATTGCACACACAGTGAAAGGAAAAGGAAATGCTGAAGTAGAGAATAAAGTTGCAAGCCATAATATTAAAATTAATAATCAGGCAGATTATGATAAGTACATGAAAGGCCTGGGATATACAATTGAATTACCATATTGA